The Phycisphaerae bacterium region CCGCGCGTGTTACGCCGGTGGCGTCGGTCGCCTGCTCCTCGCCGAATCGGTCGTCGATCGGCGTGGCCTTGTTCGATACCTCATACAGGAGTCGCACTCATGTTGACTCGTCGCGTTCACTCGGCTCGTCGATCAGGCTTCACCCTGATCGAGCTCCTGACGGTGGTGGGGATCATCGCCCTGCTGATCGGGATTCTCATGCCTTCGCTGTCCCGGGCCCGGGACCAGGCCAAGCGGACCAAGGTGGCCAAGCAGCTGGACTCCATCGGGACGAACCTGGAGATGTTCCAGAATGACTTCGGGCAGTATCCGGACTCGAGCCTGGGCGCGGATCCGCTGCTCAGCACCGGGCTGTTTCCGGACGGCCGCAATCTGTCCGGGGCCCACTGGCTGGCCCGGGCGATGGTCGGTTACGACACCAAGGGCGTGGATGCCAAGGGACTGACCCTGGCTCGCTCTGGCACGTGCACGACCGCGAACTTCAAGGACCGCAAGGGGCCGTACGTGGAGGCCGAGACTTACCGGCGGGACAATGACACGGAGAAGTTCCAGGTTGGCAGCGATTCCGATTTCGTGCCCACCCAGCGGATGGTGCTTTTCGAGGACTCCTACAAGTCGCCGGTCTTGTACTACCGGGCCAAGACTCAGGCGGAGTACCCCTTCACGGCCGGCGACACCTGGACGGGGGTTTACAGTCTGAAGGACAATCAGGAGATCACCGGCAGCACAACGGCCGGCCTGAAGGGCTGGAACTTCACCGGCCAGGCTACGATCATCTCGGGCAAGAACGTGCTTCACCGCCTGGGGATTTTCGGGGCGACGAGGAGCGGAACGGTCATGACCCTGACCTCCGAGACCAGTGAGCCGCAGTCTTTTGCCAGGACGTTGTACAGCGAGAGCTCGATGAAGGTCGCCAATGTTCTGAAGCCGGTGAGGCCGGACTCGTTCGTTCTGATTACCGCGGGCAAGGACGGGGTTTTCGGGACGGCCGACGACGTGAGCAACATCAAGGCGGCCAACTGATCGTTCGTTGCGGGCCGGTACTGGGTGTCGGTTCGCCGGCCGGGCATTGCACGGCTTCTCGTGGTAAGGGGCGCGACGGAATCTGAGGTGAGTTGGACATGAAAACGGCAACACGGCATGTGGCATCCATCGGGCTTCGGCGCGGTCGTCGAGCGGGTTTCACGCTGGTCGAACTCATGGTCGTGATCGGCGTCATCGCCCTGCTCATCGCGATCGTGCTTCCAGCGGTCAACAATGCTCGAATCAAGGCCAAGGCTGCGGCCTCGAAAGCCACCATCAGTGTGCTGGAGAGCGGTACGGAGCAGTACCGGGCGAGCGACCGCCTCGAGGGTGCCTATCCGCCGTCTGCCGCCGTCGCGGCGGTCTCACCTCACGAGACGGGCAGTGCCCTGCGTGCTTTCTATGGAGCCAACCTGATCGCCTGGGCCCTGGTCGGTGCGGACATGCTGGGCACGCCCGGTTTCAGAGATGTCAACAACGTGACGCCCGGCGGACGACCGGGCTGGGCGGACGATACGGGCATTAACCTGGAGGCGGTGAAGTCCATGTCGGGCTTATACGCCCTCGATGGCGGCAAGCCGGTCCATCAGCGACAAGGGCCATTTGTGGATGTCAGCAAGCTGGTATTCCCGAAGCGGGAATCCAACGGCACCAAGTTCGAGATTGCGGCATCGAAGACGAAGTTGAACTCGATTTGTTTCCTGGATTCGTTTGGTCAGCCCATCCTCTACTACCGGGCCAAGAGTACCGGGCGGTGGCCGGTCACGAACTCGGCCGAGGTTGACGGCATCTACGACCAGCGAGACAACTCCTGGTTTACGGGCAGCCCTCTGAGCGGCAGCGAGTTCATGAACTTGGGCGCAGGACCGCACCCGATGGCCACGCTTCACGGTCCGAATGGCCAGGTGAGCAATCAGGCGATCGATAGTGGCGGC contains the following coding sequences:
- a CDS encoding prepilin-type N-terminal cleavage/methylation domain-containing protein translates to MLTRRVHSARRSGFTLIELLTVVGIIALLIGILMPSLSRARDQAKRTKVAKQLDSIGTNLEMFQNDFGQYPDSSLGADPLLSTGLFPDGRNLSGAHWLARAMVGYDTKGVDAKGLTLARSGTCTTANFKDRKGPYVEAETYRRDNDTEKFQVGSDSDFVPTQRMVLFEDSYKSPVLYYRAKTQAEYPFTAGDTWTGVYSLKDNQEITGSTTAGLKGWNFTGQATIISGKNVLHRLGIFGATRSGTVMTLTSETSEPQSFARTLYSESSMKVANVLKPVRPDSFVLITAGKDGVFGTADDVSNIKAAN
- a CDS encoding type II secretion system protein: MKTATRHVASIGLRRGRRAGFTLVELMVVIGVIALLIAIVLPAVNNARIKAKAAASKATISVLESGTEQYRASDRLEGAYPPSAAVAAVSPHETGSALRAFYGANLIAWALVGADMLGTPGFRDVNNVTPGGRPGWADDTGINLEAVKSMSGLYALDGGKPVHQRQGPFVDVSKLVFPKRESNGTKFEIAASKTKLNSICFLDSFGQPILYYRAKSTGRWPVTNSAEVDGIYDQRDNSWFTGSPLSGSEFMNLGAGPHPMATLHGPNGQVSNQAIDSGGNSFVRTVWNPAAVGAVPRPHNADKFILISAGPDALYGTADDVANFNVNQ